One Capsicum annuum cultivar UCD-10X-F1 chromosome 2, UCD10Xv1.1, whole genome shotgun sequence genomic window carries:
- the LOC107856272 gene encoding probable polyol transporter 6, giving the protein MEKGGAENPNKINKYACACSIVASMISIIFGYDTGVMSGAMIFVKEEFHISDVKTGVLAGILNLCALVGSLSAGRTSDYVGRRYTIVIASIIFLLGSVIMGYGPNYAILLAGRCVAGVGVGFALMIAPVYSVEVSSPSTRGFLTSLPEIGISTGILLGYLSNYVFSGLPLRLGWRIMLGIAAIPSLFLAIGILKMPESPRWLIMKGRLGEAKEIMFKVSNSPQEAEFRLREVKKSVGIDENCDDDIVKIPTSAKSQREGIWKELLLKPTPSLRWILFAGVGIHFFEHATGIEAVILYSHKIFAKAGVHDHRKQILATCGVGLTKFTFIVVSTFLIDRVGRRKLLLTSVSGMVLTLTGLGIFLTVAEHSDGKLIWALVLSIITTYAFVMFFNIGLGPVTWVYSAEIFPLKYRALGAGIGVAVNRLMNATVSMSFLSISNAITTGGAFFMFAGISVIALTFFYFFLPETKGLSLEEMEALFTKGSHSKNPSKEVEIGKR; this is encoded by the exons ATGGAGAAGGGTGGTGCAGAAAATCCCAATAAGATTAACAAATATGCCTGTGCTTGTTCCATTGTTGCTTCTATGATATCTATCATCTTTGGCTATG ATACTGGTGTGATGAGTGGAGCAATGATATTTGTCAAAGAAGAATTCCATATCAGTGATGTAAAAACAGGAGTTTTAGCAGGGATCCTAAATTTATGTGCCTTAGTTGGCTCACTCTCTGCTGGAAGAACCTCTGACTATGTTGGTCGACGTTACACCATAGTTATAGCTTCGATAATTTTCTTACTTGGATCCGTTATAATGGGATACGGTCCAAATTACGCGATCTTATTAGCTGGCCGATGTGTTGCtggtgttggtgttggttttGCGCTTATGATAGCACCAGTTTATTCAGTAGAAGTTTCATCTCCATCGACGCGTGGATTTCTAACATCTCTTCCAGAAATTGGAATTAGCACTGGGATCTTACTTGGTTATTTGTCAAACTACGTTTTTTCTGGATTGCCTCTGAGACTTGGATGGAGAATAATGTTAGGGATTGCAGCAATCCCTTCACTTTTCTTGGCGATTGGCATTCTCAAAATGCCAGAGTCTCCTAGATGGCTTATCATGAAAGGCCGTCTAGGAGAAGCCAAGGAAATAATGTTCAAAGTTTCAAACAGCCCTCAAGAAGCTGAATTTAGATTGAGGGAGGTTAAGAAATCAGTAGGCATCGACGAAAACTGTGATGATGACATTGTCAAGATTCCGACTTCAGCTAAGTCACAACGCGAAGGTATTTGGAAAGAATTGTTGCTAAAACCGACACCATCACTCAGATGGATTTTATTTGCTGGTGTAGGAATTCATTTCTTTGAACATGCAACTGGGATTGAAGCTGTGATATTATACAGTCATAAAATCTTTGCCAAAGCAGGGGTTCATGATCATAGGAAACAAATTCTTGCCACATGTGGTGTTGGACTTACTAAGTTCACATTCATAGTGGTGTCCACTTTCTTGATTGACAGAGTTGGTAGGAGAAAACTATTGTTGACAAGTGTAAGTGGCATGGTGTTGACATTAACTGGACTTGGAATTTTCTTGACTGTGGCAGAGCACTCTGATGGAAAACTCATTTGGGCTTTGGTCCTTAGCATTATTACAACTTATGCATTTGTGATGTTTTTCAACATTGGGCTTGGACCTGTTACTTGGGTATATAGTGCTGAGATTTTCCCTCTTAAGTACAGGGCTTTAGGAGCTGGAATTGGTGTTGCAGTTAATAGGTTGATGAATGCCACTGTTTCTATGAGCTTTTTGTCAATTTCTAATGCAATTACTACTGGAGGTGCTTTCTTCATGTTTGCTGGGATATCAGTCATAGCTTTGACCTTCTTTTACTTCTTCTTGCCTGAGACTAAAGGCTTGTCTTTGGAAGAAATGGAAGCTCTTTTCACTAAAGGAAGTCATTCTAAGAATCCTAGCAAAGAGGTAGAGATTGGAAAACGTTGA